In the genome of Girardinichthys multiradiatus isolate DD_20200921_A chromosome 7, DD_fGirMul_XY1, whole genome shotgun sequence, one region contains:
- the LOC124871146 gene encoding myc box-dependent-interacting protein 1 isoform X3 has protein sequence MAELNLGKGLTAGKVASNVQKKLTRAQEKVLQKLGKADETKDAAFEEWVINFNKQYAEGSKLQRDLRAYLEAVRAMHESSKNLQACLGDMYEAEWYGKNEVDSILEDCDVLWTDYHQKLVDHALISMDTYLGQFPDIKGRIAKRDRKLVDYDSARHNYAATHKTKKKDGGIKITKPSTLLERATPGWAQGILSAHNLAQTSLSKSQAEEELERAQKVFEEINLDLQEELPSLWNSRVGFYVSTFQSLAGFEEKFHKEISRLDQDLHDVLETLENTETTRRTSDLGAESSGPSRSDRENSNHTLRPGGPPPIPKSPSKLRPAVPPPPKVTPSKELKTENIINLFDAAATPDISVTSPTEPANWDSWPENTDAQEEETQKHYDPVAAATEAWGDDGTQPICYDPIAAATEGWGDDGTQPIRYDPVTPAQEGYEDDGSEPAHYETVEEAQEGWGKDVDQPVKEELAAAETPVDEAPANVVEEDTTPAAPEPDEKEGQGKPSASAAAPEVEEAVTEETHAIAEESTEELPETAEMPPGFLFKVQVMHDYAANDTDELEMKAGDVVLVVTFDNTEEQDDGWLMGLKQEDWQQNKENATKGVFPENFTQRL, from the exons ATGGCTGAGCTGAATTTGGGGAAGGGGCTGACGGCTGGGAAAGTGGCCAGCAACGTCCAGAAAAAGCTCACCAGAGCCCAGGAAAAG GTTCTACAGAAGCTTGGCAAagcagatgagaccaaagatGCTGCCTTTGAGGAGTGGGTCATCAACTTCAACAAGCAATAT GCTGAAGGCAGCAAACTCCAAAGGGACCTAAGAGCATACCTCGAGGCAGTTAGAG CCATGCACGAGTCCTCTAAGAACCTACAAGCATGTCTAGGTGACATGTATGAGGCAGAATGGTACGGCAAGAATGAAGTGGATTCGATTCTGGAG GACTGTGATGTGCTGTGGACTGATTACCACCAGAAGTTGGTTGATCACGCTCTGATCTCCATGGATACCTACCTGGGTCAGTTCCCTGATATTAAG ggTCGCATTGCAAAGAGAGACAGGAAGCTGGTAGATTATGATAGTGCCAGACATAACTATGCTGCTACACATAAGACCAAGAAAAAAGATGGGGGCATTAAAATTACAAAG CCGTCCACCTTGTTGGAAAGGGCAACTCCAGGTTGGGCTCAGGGTATCTTGTCTGCACACAACCTTGCTCAGACCAGTCTCTCCAAGAGCCAG GCTGAGGAAGAGTTGGAAAGAGCCCAGAAGGTGTTTGAGGAGATTAATCTTGACTTGCAAGAAGAGTTACCTTCACTCtggaacag TCGTGTTGGATTTTATGTCAGCACCTTCCAGAGTTTGGCGGGCTTTGAGGAAAAGTTTCACAAGGAAATCAGTCGG TTGGATCAGGATTTGCATGACGTGTTGGAGACATTGGAGAATACAGAGACAACCAG AAGGACAAGTGACCTTGGCGCAGAATCGTCTGGACCAAGCAGGAG TGATAGAGAGAATTCTAACCACACTCTCAGACCAGGAGGACCACCTCCAATCCCCAAATCTCCATCCAAG TTAAGACCAGCAGTGCCTCCGCCACCTAAGGTAACCCCATCTAAGGAATTAAAAACAGAGAACATCATCAACCTGTTTGATGCTGCAGCAACTCCTGATATCAGTGTCACCTCTCCAACAGAG cCTGCTAACTGGGACTCGTGG CCTGAGAATACTGATGCCCAGGAGGAAGAAACTCAGAAGCACTATGACCCTGTTGCTGCTGCTACAGAGGCCTGGGGTGATGATGGTACACAACCCATCTGCTATGATCCCATAGCAGCAGCCACAGAGGGCTGGGGGGATGATGGGACCCAACCCATTCGCTATGACCCTGTGACCCCAGCGCAGGAGGGATACGAGGATGATGGAAGCGAGCCAGCTCACTACGAAACTGTGGAAGAAGCCCAGGAGGGATGGGGAAAGGATGTAGACCAGCCTGTCAAAGAGGAGTTAGCTGCAGCTGAAACACCTGTTGATGAGGCTCCAGCTAATGTGGTTGAAGAGGACACCACCCCAGCTGCTCCTGAACCGGATGAAAAAGAGGGTCAG GGGAAGCCTTCAGCATCAGCTGCTGCACCTGAAGTAGAAGAAGCAGTAACAGAGGAG ACTCATGCCATCGCAGAAGAATCAACAGAAGAATTACCAGAGACCGCAGAAATGCCCCCTGGCTTCCTGTTCAAG GTCCAGGTGATGCACGATTACGCCGCCAATGACACAGATGAACTGGAGATGAAGGCTGGTGATGTAGTGCTGGTAGTCACCTTTGATAATACCGAAGAACAG GATGATGGCTGGCTGATGGGACTAAAGCAGGAAGATTGGCAGCAGAACAAGGAAAATGCCACTAAAGGAGTATTTCCTGAAAACTTCACACAGAGGCTGTGA
- the LOC124871146 gene encoding myc box-dependent-interacting protein 1 isoform X5, whose translation MAELNLGKGLTAGKVASNVQKKLTRAQEKVLQKLGKADETKDAAFEEWVINFNKQYAEGSKLQRDLRAYLEAVRAMHESSKNLQACLGDMYEAEWYGKNEVDSILEDCDVLWTDYHQKLVDHALISMDTYLGQFPDIKGRIAKRDRKLVDYDSARHNYAATHKTKKKDGGIKITKPSTLLERATPGWAQGILSAHNLAQTSLSKSQAEEELERAQKVFEEINLDLQEELPSLWNSRVGFYVSTFQSLAGFEEKFHKEISRLDQDLHDVLETLENTETTRRTSDLGAESSGPSRSDRENSNHTLRPGGPPPIPKSPSKLRPAVPPPPKVTPSKELKTENIINLFDAAATPDISVTSPTEPANWDSWGKPSASAAAPEVEEAVTEETHAIAEESTEELPETAEMPPGFLFKVQVMHDYAANDTDELEMKAGDVVLVVTFDNTEEQDDGWLMGLKQEDWQQNKENATKGVFPENFTQRL comes from the exons ATGGCTGAGCTGAATTTGGGGAAGGGGCTGACGGCTGGGAAAGTGGCCAGCAACGTCCAGAAAAAGCTCACCAGAGCCCAGGAAAAG GTTCTACAGAAGCTTGGCAAagcagatgagaccaaagatGCTGCCTTTGAGGAGTGGGTCATCAACTTCAACAAGCAATAT GCTGAAGGCAGCAAACTCCAAAGGGACCTAAGAGCATACCTCGAGGCAGTTAGAG CCATGCACGAGTCCTCTAAGAACCTACAAGCATGTCTAGGTGACATGTATGAGGCAGAATGGTACGGCAAGAATGAAGTGGATTCGATTCTGGAG GACTGTGATGTGCTGTGGACTGATTACCACCAGAAGTTGGTTGATCACGCTCTGATCTCCATGGATACCTACCTGGGTCAGTTCCCTGATATTAAG ggTCGCATTGCAAAGAGAGACAGGAAGCTGGTAGATTATGATAGTGCCAGACATAACTATGCTGCTACACATAAGACCAAGAAAAAAGATGGGGGCATTAAAATTACAAAG CCGTCCACCTTGTTGGAAAGGGCAACTCCAGGTTGGGCTCAGGGTATCTTGTCTGCACACAACCTTGCTCAGACCAGTCTCTCCAAGAGCCAG GCTGAGGAAGAGTTGGAAAGAGCCCAGAAGGTGTTTGAGGAGATTAATCTTGACTTGCAAGAAGAGTTACCTTCACTCtggaacag TCGTGTTGGATTTTATGTCAGCACCTTCCAGAGTTTGGCGGGCTTTGAGGAAAAGTTTCACAAGGAAATCAGTCGG TTGGATCAGGATTTGCATGACGTGTTGGAGACATTGGAGAATACAGAGACAACCAG AAGGACAAGTGACCTTGGCGCAGAATCGTCTGGACCAAGCAGGAG TGATAGAGAGAATTCTAACCACACTCTCAGACCAGGAGGACCACCTCCAATCCCCAAATCTCCATCCAAG TTAAGACCAGCAGTGCCTCCGCCACCTAAGGTAACCCCATCTAAGGAATTAAAAACAGAGAACATCATCAACCTGTTTGATGCTGCAGCAACTCCTGATATCAGTGTCACCTCTCCAACAGAG cCTGCTAACTGGGACTCGTGG GGGAAGCCTTCAGCATCAGCTGCTGCACCTGAAGTAGAAGAAGCAGTAACAGAGGAG ACTCATGCCATCGCAGAAGAATCAACAGAAGAATTACCAGAGACCGCAGAAATGCCCCCTGGCTTCCTGTTCAAG GTCCAGGTGATGCACGATTACGCCGCCAATGACACAGATGAACTGGAGATGAAGGCTGGTGATGTAGTGCTGGTAGTCACCTTTGATAATACCGAAGAACAG GATGATGGCTGGCTGATGGGACTAAAGCAGGAAGATTGGCAGCAGAACAAGGAAAATGCCACTAAAGGAGTATTTCCTGAAAACTTCACACAGAGGCTGTGA
- the LOC124871146 gene encoding myc box-dependent-interacting protein 1 isoform X1 produces MAELNLGKGLTAGKVASNVQKKLTRAQEKVLQKLGKADETKDAAFEEWVINFNKQYAEGSKLQRDLRAYLEAVRAMHESSKNLQACLGDMYEAEWYGKNEVDSILEDCDVLWTDYHQKLVDHALISMDTYLGQFPDIKGRIAKRDRKLVDYDSARHNYAATHKTKKKDGGIKITKPSTLLERATPGWAQGILSAHNLAQTSLSKSQAEEELERAQKVFEEINLDLQEELPSLWNSRVGFYVSTFQSLAGFEEKFHKEISRLDQDLHDVLETLENTETTRRTSDLGAESSGPSRSDRENSNHTLRPGGPPPIPKSPSKLRPAVPPPPKVTPSKELKTENIINLFDAAATPDISVTSPTEFDSPAVSNLLDMDLGSFSEATKASTVSQPANWDSWPENTDAQEEETQKHYDPVAAATEAWGDDGTQPICYDPIAAATEGWGDDGTQPIRYDPVTPAQEGYEDDGSEPAHYETVEEAQEGWGKDVDQPVKEELAAAETPVDEAPANVVEEDTTPAAPEPDEKEGQGKPSASAAAPEVEEAVTEETHAIAEESTEELPETAEMPPGFLFKVQVMHDYAANDTDELEMKAGDVVLVVTFDNTEEQDDGWLMGLKQEDWQQNKENATKGVFPENFTQRL; encoded by the exons ATGGCTGAGCTGAATTTGGGGAAGGGGCTGACGGCTGGGAAAGTGGCCAGCAACGTCCAGAAAAAGCTCACCAGAGCCCAGGAAAAG GTTCTACAGAAGCTTGGCAAagcagatgagaccaaagatGCTGCCTTTGAGGAGTGGGTCATCAACTTCAACAAGCAATAT GCTGAAGGCAGCAAACTCCAAAGGGACCTAAGAGCATACCTCGAGGCAGTTAGAG CCATGCACGAGTCCTCTAAGAACCTACAAGCATGTCTAGGTGACATGTATGAGGCAGAATGGTACGGCAAGAATGAAGTGGATTCGATTCTGGAG GACTGTGATGTGCTGTGGACTGATTACCACCAGAAGTTGGTTGATCACGCTCTGATCTCCATGGATACCTACCTGGGTCAGTTCCCTGATATTAAG ggTCGCATTGCAAAGAGAGACAGGAAGCTGGTAGATTATGATAGTGCCAGACATAACTATGCTGCTACACATAAGACCAAGAAAAAAGATGGGGGCATTAAAATTACAAAG CCGTCCACCTTGTTGGAAAGGGCAACTCCAGGTTGGGCTCAGGGTATCTTGTCTGCACACAACCTTGCTCAGACCAGTCTCTCCAAGAGCCAG GCTGAGGAAGAGTTGGAAAGAGCCCAGAAGGTGTTTGAGGAGATTAATCTTGACTTGCAAGAAGAGTTACCTTCACTCtggaacag TCGTGTTGGATTTTATGTCAGCACCTTCCAGAGTTTGGCGGGCTTTGAGGAAAAGTTTCACAAGGAAATCAGTCGG TTGGATCAGGATTTGCATGACGTGTTGGAGACATTGGAGAATACAGAGACAACCAG AAGGACAAGTGACCTTGGCGCAGAATCGTCTGGACCAAGCAGGAG TGATAGAGAGAATTCTAACCACACTCTCAGACCAGGAGGACCACCTCCAATCCCCAAATCTCCATCCAAG TTAAGACCAGCAGTGCCTCCGCCACCTAAGGTAACCCCATCTAAGGAATTAAAAACAGAGAACATCATCAACCTGTTTGATGCTGCAGCAACTCCTGATATCAGTGTCACCTCTCCAACAGAG TTTGACAGTCCTGCAGTCAGCAACCTGTTGGATATGGACCTGGGCTCTTTCAGTGAAGCAACCAAAGCCTCCACAGTCTCTCAG cCTGCTAACTGGGACTCGTGG CCTGAGAATACTGATGCCCAGGAGGAAGAAACTCAGAAGCACTATGACCCTGTTGCTGCTGCTACAGAGGCCTGGGGTGATGATGGTACACAACCCATCTGCTATGATCCCATAGCAGCAGCCACAGAGGGCTGGGGGGATGATGGGACCCAACCCATTCGCTATGACCCTGTGACCCCAGCGCAGGAGGGATACGAGGATGATGGAAGCGAGCCAGCTCACTACGAAACTGTGGAAGAAGCCCAGGAGGGATGGGGAAAGGATGTAGACCAGCCTGTCAAAGAGGAGTTAGCTGCAGCTGAAACACCTGTTGATGAGGCTCCAGCTAATGTGGTTGAAGAGGACACCACCCCAGCTGCTCCTGAACCGGATGAAAAAGAGGGTCAG GGGAAGCCTTCAGCATCAGCTGCTGCACCTGAAGTAGAAGAAGCAGTAACAGAGGAG ACTCATGCCATCGCAGAAGAATCAACAGAAGAATTACCAGAGACCGCAGAAATGCCCCCTGGCTTCCTGTTCAAG GTCCAGGTGATGCACGATTACGCCGCCAATGACACAGATGAACTGGAGATGAAGGCTGGTGATGTAGTGCTGGTAGTCACCTTTGATAATACCGAAGAACAG GATGATGGCTGGCTGATGGGACTAAAGCAGGAAGATTGGCAGCAGAACAAGGAAAATGCCACTAAAGGAGTATTTCCTGAAAACTTCACACAGAGGCTGTGA
- the LOC124871146 gene encoding myc box-dependent-interacting protein 1 isoform X2 produces MAELNLGKGLTAGKVASNVQKKLTRAQEKVLQKLGKADETKDAAFEEWVINFNKQYAEGSKLQRDLRAYLEAVRAMHESSKNLQACLGDMYEAEWYGKNEVDSILEDCDVLWTDYHQKLVDHALISMDTYLGQFPDIKGRIAKRDRKLVDYDSARHNYAATHKTKKKDGGIKITKPSTLLERATPGWAQGILSAHNLAQTSLSKSQAEEELERAQKVFEEINLDLQEELPSLWNSRVGFYVSTFQSLAGFEEKFHKEISRLDQDLHDVLETLENTETTSDRENSNHTLRPGGPPPIPKSPSKLRPAVPPPPKVTPSKELKTENIINLFDAAATPDISVTSPTEFDSPAVSNLLDMDLGSFSEATKASTVSQPANWDSWPENTDAQEEETQKHYDPVAAATEAWGDDGTQPICYDPIAAATEGWGDDGTQPIRYDPVTPAQEGYEDDGSEPAHYETVEEAQEGWGKDVDQPVKEELAAAETPVDEAPANVVEEDTTPAAPEPDEKEGQGKPSASAAAPEVEEAVTEETHAIAEESTEELPETAEMPPGFLFKVQVMHDYAANDTDELEMKAGDVVLVVTFDNTEEQDDGWLMGLKQEDWQQNKENATKGVFPENFTQRL; encoded by the exons ATGGCTGAGCTGAATTTGGGGAAGGGGCTGACGGCTGGGAAAGTGGCCAGCAACGTCCAGAAAAAGCTCACCAGAGCCCAGGAAAAG GTTCTACAGAAGCTTGGCAAagcagatgagaccaaagatGCTGCCTTTGAGGAGTGGGTCATCAACTTCAACAAGCAATAT GCTGAAGGCAGCAAACTCCAAAGGGACCTAAGAGCATACCTCGAGGCAGTTAGAG CCATGCACGAGTCCTCTAAGAACCTACAAGCATGTCTAGGTGACATGTATGAGGCAGAATGGTACGGCAAGAATGAAGTGGATTCGATTCTGGAG GACTGTGATGTGCTGTGGACTGATTACCACCAGAAGTTGGTTGATCACGCTCTGATCTCCATGGATACCTACCTGGGTCAGTTCCCTGATATTAAG ggTCGCATTGCAAAGAGAGACAGGAAGCTGGTAGATTATGATAGTGCCAGACATAACTATGCTGCTACACATAAGACCAAGAAAAAAGATGGGGGCATTAAAATTACAAAG CCGTCCACCTTGTTGGAAAGGGCAACTCCAGGTTGGGCTCAGGGTATCTTGTCTGCACACAACCTTGCTCAGACCAGTCTCTCCAAGAGCCAG GCTGAGGAAGAGTTGGAAAGAGCCCAGAAGGTGTTTGAGGAGATTAATCTTGACTTGCAAGAAGAGTTACCTTCACTCtggaacag TCGTGTTGGATTTTATGTCAGCACCTTCCAGAGTTTGGCGGGCTTTGAGGAAAAGTTTCACAAGGAAATCAGTCGG TTGGATCAGGATTTGCATGACGTGTTGGAGACATTGGAGAATACAGAGACAACCAG TGATAGAGAGAATTCTAACCACACTCTCAGACCAGGAGGACCACCTCCAATCCCCAAATCTCCATCCAAG TTAAGACCAGCAGTGCCTCCGCCACCTAAGGTAACCCCATCTAAGGAATTAAAAACAGAGAACATCATCAACCTGTTTGATGCTGCAGCAACTCCTGATATCAGTGTCACCTCTCCAACAGAG TTTGACAGTCCTGCAGTCAGCAACCTGTTGGATATGGACCTGGGCTCTTTCAGTGAAGCAACCAAAGCCTCCACAGTCTCTCAG cCTGCTAACTGGGACTCGTGG CCTGAGAATACTGATGCCCAGGAGGAAGAAACTCAGAAGCACTATGACCCTGTTGCTGCTGCTACAGAGGCCTGGGGTGATGATGGTACACAACCCATCTGCTATGATCCCATAGCAGCAGCCACAGAGGGCTGGGGGGATGATGGGACCCAACCCATTCGCTATGACCCTGTGACCCCAGCGCAGGAGGGATACGAGGATGATGGAAGCGAGCCAGCTCACTACGAAACTGTGGAAGAAGCCCAGGAGGGATGGGGAAAGGATGTAGACCAGCCTGTCAAAGAGGAGTTAGCTGCAGCTGAAACACCTGTTGATGAGGCTCCAGCTAATGTGGTTGAAGAGGACACCACCCCAGCTGCTCCTGAACCGGATGAAAAAGAGGGTCAG GGGAAGCCTTCAGCATCAGCTGCTGCACCTGAAGTAGAAGAAGCAGTAACAGAGGAG ACTCATGCCATCGCAGAAGAATCAACAGAAGAATTACCAGAGACCGCAGAAATGCCCCCTGGCTTCCTGTTCAAG GTCCAGGTGATGCACGATTACGCCGCCAATGACACAGATGAACTGGAGATGAAGGCTGGTGATGTAGTGCTGGTAGTCACCTTTGATAATACCGAAGAACAG GATGATGGCTGGCTGATGGGACTAAAGCAGGAAGATTGGCAGCAGAACAAGGAAAATGCCACTAAAGGAGTATTTCCTGAAAACTTCACACAGAGGCTGTGA
- the LOC124871146 gene encoding myc box-dependent-interacting protein 1 isoform X4 encodes MAELNLGKGLTAGKVASNVQKKLTRAQEKVLQKLGKADETKDAAFEEWVINFNKQYAEGSKLQRDLRAYLEAVRAMHESSKNLQACLGDMYEAEWYGKNEVDSILEDCDVLWTDYHQKLVDHALISMDTYLGQFPDIKGRIAKRDRKLVDYDSARHNYAATHKTKKKDGGIKITKPSTLLERATPGWAQGILSAHNLAQTSLSKSQAEEELERAQKVFEEINLDLQEELPSLWNSRVGFYVSTFQSLAGFEEKFHKEISRLDQDLHDVLETLENTETTRRTSDLGAESSGPSRSDRENSNHTLRPGGPPPIPKSPSKLRPAVPPPPKVTPSKELKTENIINLFDAAATPDISVTSPTEFDSPAVSNLLDMDLGSFSEATKASTVSQPANWDSWGKPSASAAAPEVEEAVTEETHAIAEESTEELPETAEMPPGFLFKVQVMHDYAANDTDELEMKAGDVVLVVTFDNTEEQDDGWLMGLKQEDWQQNKENATKGVFPENFTQRL; translated from the exons ATGGCTGAGCTGAATTTGGGGAAGGGGCTGACGGCTGGGAAAGTGGCCAGCAACGTCCAGAAAAAGCTCACCAGAGCCCAGGAAAAG GTTCTACAGAAGCTTGGCAAagcagatgagaccaaagatGCTGCCTTTGAGGAGTGGGTCATCAACTTCAACAAGCAATAT GCTGAAGGCAGCAAACTCCAAAGGGACCTAAGAGCATACCTCGAGGCAGTTAGAG CCATGCACGAGTCCTCTAAGAACCTACAAGCATGTCTAGGTGACATGTATGAGGCAGAATGGTACGGCAAGAATGAAGTGGATTCGATTCTGGAG GACTGTGATGTGCTGTGGACTGATTACCACCAGAAGTTGGTTGATCACGCTCTGATCTCCATGGATACCTACCTGGGTCAGTTCCCTGATATTAAG ggTCGCATTGCAAAGAGAGACAGGAAGCTGGTAGATTATGATAGTGCCAGACATAACTATGCTGCTACACATAAGACCAAGAAAAAAGATGGGGGCATTAAAATTACAAAG CCGTCCACCTTGTTGGAAAGGGCAACTCCAGGTTGGGCTCAGGGTATCTTGTCTGCACACAACCTTGCTCAGACCAGTCTCTCCAAGAGCCAG GCTGAGGAAGAGTTGGAAAGAGCCCAGAAGGTGTTTGAGGAGATTAATCTTGACTTGCAAGAAGAGTTACCTTCACTCtggaacag TCGTGTTGGATTTTATGTCAGCACCTTCCAGAGTTTGGCGGGCTTTGAGGAAAAGTTTCACAAGGAAATCAGTCGG TTGGATCAGGATTTGCATGACGTGTTGGAGACATTGGAGAATACAGAGACAACCAG AAGGACAAGTGACCTTGGCGCAGAATCGTCTGGACCAAGCAGGAG TGATAGAGAGAATTCTAACCACACTCTCAGACCAGGAGGACCACCTCCAATCCCCAAATCTCCATCCAAG TTAAGACCAGCAGTGCCTCCGCCACCTAAGGTAACCCCATCTAAGGAATTAAAAACAGAGAACATCATCAACCTGTTTGATGCTGCAGCAACTCCTGATATCAGTGTCACCTCTCCAACAGAG TTTGACAGTCCTGCAGTCAGCAACCTGTTGGATATGGACCTGGGCTCTTTCAGTGAAGCAACCAAAGCCTCCACAGTCTCTCAG cCTGCTAACTGGGACTCGTGG GGGAAGCCTTCAGCATCAGCTGCTGCACCTGAAGTAGAAGAAGCAGTAACAGAGGAG ACTCATGCCATCGCAGAAGAATCAACAGAAGAATTACCAGAGACCGCAGAAATGCCCCCTGGCTTCCTGTTCAAG GTCCAGGTGATGCACGATTACGCCGCCAATGACACAGATGAACTGGAGATGAAGGCTGGTGATGTAGTGCTGGTAGTCACCTTTGATAATACCGAAGAACAG GATGATGGCTGGCTGATGGGACTAAAGCAGGAAGATTGGCAGCAGAACAAGGAAAATGCCACTAAAGGAGTATTTCCTGAAAACTTCACACAGAGGCTGTGA